One Persicobacter psychrovividus DNA window includes the following coding sequences:
- a CDS encoding DNA polymerase III subunit gamma/tau encodes MEKFVVSARKYRPATFDSVVGQKHITTTLINAINNNHLAQAFLFCGPRGVGKTTCARILAKTINCTDRQENGEACGKCDSCTSFQNNASFNVHELDAASNNSVDDIRNLVEQVRYAPQSGQYKVYIIDEVHMLSNQAFNAFLKTLEEPPSYAIFILATTEKHKIIPTILSRCQIFDFNRITVGDMTSHLMNIAEKESIDAEDEALHLIAQKADGALRDALSIFDLVCTFAAGEKVTYKNTVDNLHVLDYDYYFKIVDLCLAENHPEILITFDEILRKGFDGHNFIIGLAEHLRNLMVCRDKQTVQLLEVSETVQEKYRSQAMEAPISFLLSGLNLLSNCDLQYKAAKNQRLHVELCLMKLAHLNAAITLSRAAAAVEKKKAELRAANPKPATATAKSSSNKLAAPKSTNTVQEPTPKPIAQSAQTAPKPVAKPAAQTPPPLGRPSIATRPTTIGNAQKPGGMPSFADLKARVQQKSTQQENQQEQTENQQTAELQNRPFTVQDVEKAWNLFSEQLRHENNQTALSVMHQKWALEGTVLKLQLSSVLQQDLLEKFRMELVQFMKLKLDNSNFKLEVNIVEGETRKMIYTPKEKYVHLMEKYPELDKFREFLNLDFDM; translated from the coding sequence ATGGAAAAATTTGTTGTCTCTGCCCGAAAATATCGCCCGGCCACCTTTGATAGTGTTGTCGGCCAAAAGCACATCACAACGACGTTGATCAATGCGATTAACAACAACCACCTTGCGCAGGCTTTCTTATTCTGCGGACCAAGAGGGGTGGGTAAAACTACCTGTGCGCGTATTTTAGCAAAGACAATCAACTGTACTGATCGGCAGGAAAATGGGGAAGCCTGCGGGAAATGTGATTCCTGTACCTCATTTCAGAACAACGCCTCTTTCAATGTTCATGAGCTCGATGCGGCCTCCAACAACTCCGTGGATGACATCCGTAACCTCGTAGAACAGGTACGCTACGCACCACAGTCGGGGCAGTATAAGGTGTATATTATTGATGAGGTGCACATGCTCTCCAATCAGGCGTTTAATGCCTTTCTGAAGACCCTCGAAGAGCCGCCATCGTATGCCATTTTCATTTTGGCAACCACCGAAAAGCACAAAATTATTCCGACCATTCTCTCTCGTTGTCAGATCTTTGATTTCAACCGCATTACTGTGGGCGACATGACAAGCCACCTGATGAATATTGCCGAAAAAGAAAGTATTGATGCTGAGGATGAAGCCCTGCACCTGATTGCCCAAAAGGCGGATGGTGCCTTGCGTGACGCCCTCTCGATCTTTGACCTGGTCTGTACTTTTGCCGCAGGAGAAAAGGTTACTTATAAGAATACCGTGGACAACCTCCACGTACTCGATTATGACTATTACTTCAAAATTGTAGACCTCTGCCTCGCAGAAAATCATCCGGAAATCCTGATTACCTTCGATGAAATTCTTCGCAAAGGTTTTGATGGCCATAATTTTATTATCGGATTGGCGGAACACCTGCGCAACCTGATGGTTTGCCGCGACAAACAAACGGTACAACTCCTTGAAGTATCAGAAACCGTGCAGGAGAAATACCGCAGCCAGGCGATGGAGGCTCCAATCTCTTTCCTTTTAAGCGGACTGAATTTACTCAGCAATTGCGACCTGCAGTATAAAGCGGCAAAAAACCAGCGGCTACATGTAGAGCTTTGCCTGATGAAGCTTGCCCATCTGAATGCGGCCATTACCCTGAGCCGTGCGGCAGCAGCCGTTGAAAAAAAAAAAGCTGAATTAAGGGCCGCAAACCCAAAGCCGGCAACGGCAACGGCAAAAAGTAGCAGCAACAAGCTGGCGGCTCCAAAATCTACCAATACGGTACAGGAGCCTACGCCAAAGCCTATTGCCCAAAGTGCACAAACGGCGCCCAAGCCGGTGGCAAAACCTGCAGCACAGACGCCCCCACCGCTTGGCCGTCCAAGCATCGCTACACGCCCTACCACCATCGGTAATGCCCAAAAGCCTGGAGGAATGCCCTCTTTTGCTGACCTGAAAGCACGTGTTCAGCAAAAGTCCACACAACAGGAAAATCAGCAGGAACAAACAGAAAACCAACAAACGGCCGAACTGCAAAATCGCCCTTTTACCGTTCAGGATGTTGAAAAAGCCTGGAATTTGTTCAGTGAGCAGCTCCGCCATGAAAACAACCAGACTGCTTTGAGTGTGATGCACCAAAAATGGGCTCTTGAAGGCACGGTCCTCAAATTGCAGCTCTCGAGTGTTTTGCAGCAAGATTTACTGGAAAAATTCCGAATGGAGTTGGTGCAGTTCATGAAACTGAAACTCGACAACAGCAACTTCAAACTTGAGGTGAATATTGTAGAAGGGGAAACCAGAAAAATGATCTACACCCCGAAGGAAAAGTACGTTCACCTGATGGAAAAATACCCCGAGCTGGATAAATTCCGTGAGTTTTTGAATCTTGATTTCGACATGTAA
- a CDS encoding leucine-rich repeat domain-containing protein, producing the protein MAFSVFSTQAQVVSRSNYYFKTESLKLVSNQRKDTLKVVHLHDSTLVQMPLWLKECENIELLDVSGTQIKYFPKWMAGLSKLEKIVYNGLVEPRQASSMVPMAAPEIDGYPQFPKLPQVKHLEMRFHGWVHAPGSIRKLKSLESLDLSDNKIKQLPSFLRRFRALEKLSLDRNELEIQGGFPKLPALKSLSLSKNDMADLPDNFEQLPKLISLDLSSNKISDELLSGRMMALGSLQYLNLKGNELHAFPQVALRMAKLKSLNLSFNELDRLPANGFEAMKSLTDLDLSYNQLKDDLGGIAFLPLLQRLDLSHNKLYTLSLSAKNMDKLTGLQLESNAFEHFPVEVFDFKNLVRCDLSFNRIDQRPTPGWQKQSIKYLWLNLKGNPLQGDSLNDFRADCADSGVMLAY; encoded by the coding sequence ATGGCTTTTTCAGTCTTTTCCACCCAGGCCCAGGTGGTCAGTAGATCCAACTATTATTTCAAAACGGAGAGTTTGAAGCTGGTTTCGAATCAACGCAAGGATACGCTTAAAGTGGTGCATTTGCATGATTCTACCCTTGTTCAGATGCCCTTGTGGCTGAAAGAGTGTGAGAATATCGAGCTGCTGGATGTTTCTGGAACGCAGATTAAGTATTTCCCGAAATGGATGGCAGGGCTTTCCAAGCTTGAAAAAATCGTTTATAATGGTTTGGTGGAGCCTCGGCAAGCATCAAGTATGGTGCCTATGGCGGCGCCGGAGATCGACGGTTATCCGCAGTTTCCGAAGTTGCCACAAGTGAAACATCTTGAGATGCGCTTTCATGGCTGGGTACACGCTCCAGGCAGTATTCGCAAGTTGAAATCCCTGGAATCTCTTGATCTCTCGGATAATAAAATCAAACAATTACCTTCCTTCTTGCGTCGTTTTCGGGCGCTTGAAAAGCTGAGCCTTGACCGTAACGAGCTGGAAATTCAGGGTGGATTTCCAAAGCTGCCAGCACTGAAGTCGCTGTCATTGTCAAAGAATGACATGGCCGATTTGCCCGATAATTTCGAGCAGCTTCCTAAGTTGATTTCCCTTGATTTATCTTCCAACAAAATTTCTGATGAGTTGCTTTCGGGCAGAATGATGGCGCTGGGCAGTTTGCAGTACCTTAACCTGAAGGGGAATGAGTTGCATGCATTTCCTCAGGTTGCTTTGCGAATGGCCAAACTGAAATCCCTCAACCTGTCTTTTAATGAACTTGACCGCCTGCCAGCAAATGGTTTCGAGGCCATGAAATCGCTCACGGATCTTGATTTGAGTTATAATCAGTTGAAAGATGACCTGGGCGGCATTGCTTTTTTGCCCCTTTTGCAACGGCTGGATTTATCGCACAATAAACTTTACACCTTATCCTTATCCGCCAAAAATATGGATAAGCTGACAGGGCTTCAGTTGGAAAGTAATGCTTTTGAACACTTTCCGGTAGAGGTTTTTGATTTTAAAAACCTTGTGCGCTGCGATTTGTCTTTTAACAGGATTGATCAGCGGCCAACGCCAGGGTGGCAGAAACAATCGATTAAATATTTATGGCTGAACCTGAAGGGGAACCCACTTCAGGGGGATTCGCTGAATGATTTTCGTGCCGACTGCGCTGATAGCGGTGTTATGCTGGCTTACTGA
- the guaA gene encoding glutamine-hydrolyzing GMP synthase, whose amino-acid sequence MAEQILIIDSGSQVTQLIARRIREMNVYCEIHPYNNIPEISDDVIGVILSGSPCSVRQDDAPQIDTNTLRGKLPLLGICYGAQYLAQAHGGEVTASKIREYGRAHLESFNAENPLFQGISPKSTVWMSHGDTITTLPENFEIIASTESVEVAAFHVKGEATYGVQFHPEVTHSDEGEQLLKNFVVNICGASQNWTPDAFADTMIAELKEKLGDDRVILGLSGGVDSSVAAVLIHKAIGENLHCIFVNNGLLRKNEFSEVLKSYEGMGLNVKGVDASERFYDALKGLKDPEDKRKAIGRVFVEVFDDESHKVENAKWLAQGTIYPDVIESVSVNGPSATIKSHHNVGGLPDFMKLKVVEPLRSLFKDGVRRVGKSLDIDPQLLGRHPFPGPGLGIRILGDVTPEKVSILQEVDHIFIQGLRKHHLYDYVWQAGSMLLPVQSVGVMGDERTYESVVALRAVTSVDGMTADWAELPHEFLKEVSNDIINRVKGVNRVVYDISSKPPATIEWE is encoded by the coding sequence ATGGCTGAACAGATTCTCATTATCGATTCCGGATCACAGGTGACGCAGCTTATTGCTCGCCGCATCCGTGAAATGAACGTTTATTGTGAGATTCACCCTTACAACAACATCCCTGAAATCAGTGATGACGTTATTGGCGTGATTCTCTCGGGTAGTCCTTGCTCAGTAAGACAAGACGATGCCCCACAAATTGACACCAACACCCTTCGTGGAAAATTACCGCTTTTGGGGATTTGCTATGGGGCGCAATACCTTGCGCAGGCACATGGCGGCGAGGTGACTGCAAGTAAAATCCGTGAGTACGGACGTGCACACCTTGAAAGCTTCAATGCTGAAAACCCTTTATTCCAGGGGATCTCTCCAAAATCCACTGTTTGGATGTCGCACGGAGACACCATCACAACCCTTCCTGAAAATTTCGAAATTATTGCTTCAACAGAATCTGTTGAGGTGGCGGCTTTTCATGTAAAAGGAGAGGCTACCTATGGCGTGCAATTCCACCCAGAGGTAACCCACTCTGATGAAGGGGAGCAATTATTGAAAAACTTTGTGGTCAATATTTGTGGCGCATCCCAAAACTGGACTCCAGACGCTTTTGCCGACACCATGATCGCGGAGCTGAAAGAAAAGTTAGGCGATGACCGTGTAATCCTTGGACTTTCCGGCGGGGTGGATTCTTCCGTTGCCGCGGTATTGATCCATAAGGCTATTGGCGAAAACCTACACTGTATTTTCGTAAATAACGGGCTTTTGCGTAAGAATGAATTCAGCGAAGTGCTGAAATCTTATGAAGGCATGGGCTTGAATGTAAAAGGTGTAGATGCCTCTGAGCGTTTTTACGATGCACTGAAAGGGCTGAAAGATCCTGAAGATAAGCGTAAAGCAATCGGGCGTGTATTTGTGGAGGTTTTCGATGATGAATCTCACAAAGTAGAAAATGCAAAATGGTTGGCACAGGGAACAATCTACCCTGATGTGATCGAGTCGGTTTCTGTAAACGGACCATCAGCCACCATTAAATCCCACCATAACGTAGGCGGTTTACCTGACTTCATGAAACTGAAAGTTGTGGAGCCTTTACGCAGCCTGTTCAAAGACGGTGTTCGCCGTGTGGGAAAATCTTTGGATATCGACCCGCAGCTTTTGGGTCGCCACCCATTCCCAGGGCCAGGTTTGGGCATCCGAATTTTGGGTGATGTAACCCCAGAGAAAGTAAGCATTTTGCAGGAAGTAGATCACATCTTCATTCAGGGCTTGAGAAAGCACCACCTGTATGATTACGTATGGCAGGCAGGTTCAATGTTGTTGCCCGTACAATCTGTTGGTGTGATGGGCGACGAGCGTACTTACGAATCCGTAGTTGCATTGCGCGCCGTAACTTCTGTAGATGGAATGACGGCCGACTGGGCAGAACTTCCTCACGAATTTTTGAAAGAGGTTTCTAACGACATCATTAACCGCGTAAAAGGGGTTAACCGCGTTGTTTATGACATCTCTTCCAAGCCACCAGCAACCATCGAGTGGGAATAA
- a CDS encoding tetratricopeptide repeat protein gives METKTHTMKNKYLLPLILLMLCCSTLTFAQKSNPQQVFLKGKDFYKNKKYLMAMEVFRPFTENAFNSDINPYAQFYYGLSAYQAGQKEVARNTFRNLSNSYPSWKQIDEVQFWLGRSYLEEGNYASAFANFAKIKNSKTKQQAQAFQGLNFEKIDLFKLQGLQERFPSEAGLGEALANKIIQQPITEQDRELLAKLVADFKLDGSRYAHSDIRKSERKAVYHVAVMLPFRYDTTHQYQNRKNFSWQIYEGVKQAKEQLGRMGIQIQLMAYDTYKDEAKTREFLNDPALKKVDLIIGPLYPGPSKAVTEFSFAHQINMINPISQNTDIIAQNPFSFLMKPSSKTVGIAAGQLVKKTMPEVTLDEQLDTLKQNVVIVYTDNSNDSTTAYNYMQQLESTHYHINHILKIRKGEEQSVINYFTEKEEVAIPDSVLVTLPEDAPTTEEKFVIRQDSIDQVMVASSNANLAASVLSALTTRDDNISLIGEASWLSNPQMPLDAITKLDTYLMAPNYIDTESNSYQAFAQRYTEKANQFPTKFVCAGYEALFTFGKMMNEFGNRPQLQLTDGPVKGALVNKHIFYSANDDRCVPVLHFEDGDFKMVDQVIVKTEDTASTDDK, from the coding sequence ATGGAAACCAAGACACATACCATGAAAAATAAATACCTTTTACCGCTTATCTTGCTGATGCTGTGTTGCTCAACACTTACATTTGCACAAAAAAGCAACCCTCAGCAGGTTTTTCTTAAGGGAAAGGATTTTTACAAGAACAAAAAATACCTGATGGCTATGGAGGTCTTCCGACCTTTTACTGAAAATGCCTTCAATTCTGACATCAATCCGTATGCGCAATTTTACTACGGACTTTCCGCTTATCAGGCAGGACAAAAAGAAGTCGCGCGTAATACTTTCCGTAACCTGAGCAACAGTTATCCTTCCTGGAAGCAGATTGACGAAGTTCAGTTCTGGCTTGGACGTTCCTACCTTGAAGAAGGTAATTACGCCTCTGCTTTTGCCAATTTCGCCAAAATCAAAAACAGTAAAACCAAACAACAGGCACAAGCCTTTCAGGGACTGAATTTTGAAAAAATTGACCTGTTCAAGCTTCAGGGACTACAGGAGCGTTTCCCTTCTGAAGCAGGATTGGGCGAGGCACTGGCCAACAAAATTATTCAGCAGCCGATCACCGAACAAGACCGTGAGCTATTGGCTAAATTGGTCGCTGACTTTAAGCTTGACGGCAGCCGATATGCGCATTCTGATATCAGAAAGAGCGAAAGAAAAGCGGTTTACCATGTGGCCGTGATGTTGCCTTTCAGATACGACACCACCCATCAGTACCAAAACAGAAAAAACTTTTCGTGGCAAATTTATGAAGGTGTGAAGCAGGCCAAAGAGCAGCTTGGCCGCATGGGCATTCAAATTCAGTTGATGGCTTATGACACCTACAAAGATGAAGCAAAAACCCGTGAGTTCCTCAATGATCCAGCACTGAAAAAGGTAGACCTGATCATCGGGCCGCTTTATCCTGGACCATCAAAGGCGGTAACCGAATTTTCCTTTGCGCATCAGATCAACATGATCAACCCGATTTCCCAAAATACCGATATCATCGCCCAAAACCCGTTCAGCTTCCTGATGAAGCCAAGCAGCAAAACGGTGGGCATTGCAGCAGGGCAATTGGTCAAAAAAACAATGCCTGAAGTAACTCTTGATGAGCAACTCGATACGCTCAAGCAAAACGTTGTGATCGTTTACACTGATAATAGTAATGACTCCACAACGGCTTATAACTATATGCAACAGCTTGAAAGTACACATTACCATATTAACCACATTCTGAAAATCAGAAAAGGGGAAGAGCAGTCGGTCATCAACTACTTTACTGAAAAGGAAGAAGTTGCCATTCCTGACAGCGTTCTGGTAACTTTGCCAGAGGATGCCCCAACGACTGAGGAAAAGTTCGTGATTCGACAGGACAGCATCGATCAGGTGATGGTGGCTTCAAGCAATGCCAACCTTGCGGCAAGTGTTTTATCAGCCCTAACTACCCGCGACGATAATATCTCGCTGATCGGGGAGGCCTCATGGCTCTCTAATCCGCAAATGCCACTCGATGCCATCACCAAACTGGACACTTACCTGATGGCGCCAAATTATATCGATACCGAAAGCAACAGTTATCAGGCGTTTGCACAGCGTTATACGGAAAAGGCGAATCAGTTCCCTACCAAGTTCGTTTGCGCGGGCTACGAAGCGCTTTTCACTTTCGGAAAGATGATGAATGAATTTGGAAACCGTCCACAATTGCAACTCACTGACGGCCCTGTAAAAGGTGCCCTTGTCAATAAACATATTTTTTATTCCGCCAACGATGACCGTTGCGTTCCTGTGCTTCATTTTGAAGATGGTGACTTTAAAATGGTCGATCAGGTAATCGTCAAAACGGAGGATACTGCCTCCACAGACGACAAATAA
- the hemL gene encoding glutamate-1-semialdehyde 2,1-aminomutase — MITKDKSQALFEEAQNYIPGGVNSPVRAFKAVGGNPLFIKSAKGAYMYDVDGNAYVDLINSWGPMIFGHADDAVLEAVQKAIPASLSFGAPGASEVEIAALITDLFPSIEKVRMVNSGTEATMSAIRLARGYTGREKMIKFEGCYHGHGDSFLIAAGSGAITMGEPNSPGVTVGTAKDTLTAPYNNLEAVKTLVAANKNEVAAIILEPVAGNMGCVLPHEGYLQGLREICDQEGILLIVDEVMTGFRLAAGGAQEVFDVRADITTLGKIIGGGMPVGAYGGKREIMDYVSPQGPVYQAGTLSGNPISMAAGLAQLNKLKADKDLYNRLAEKTERIEAGIKKNLKELGLNYTTNRIGSMFTLFFTDQHVTNFEEAKACDLTLFGKFFNTMLEEGVYLPPSQFESWFISDALGDKEIDQIISASYKALKNLS, encoded by the coding sequence ATGATTACTAAAGACAAAAGCCAAGCCTTATTTGAAGAGGCTCAAAATTATATTCCTGGAGGGGTAAACTCTCCTGTACGCGCCTTCAAAGCTGTTGGGGGCAATCCATTATTCATCAAAAGTGCCAAAGGGGCTTATATGTATGATGTGGATGGCAATGCTTATGTGGACCTGATTAACTCTTGGGGGCCAATGATTTTTGGTCATGCCGACGATGCCGTATTGGAAGCGGTACAAAAAGCCATTCCTGCATCGCTCTCTTTCGGTGCTCCGGGCGCTTCTGAAGTGGAAATCGCCGCTTTAATCACCGACCTTTTCCCATCGATAGAAAAAGTGCGCATGGTCAACTCCGGAACAGAGGCAACCATGTCGGCCATTCGTTTGGCGCGTGGCTACACTGGCCGCGAGAAGATGATCAAGTTTGAAGGCTGTTACCACGGTCATGGTGATTCTTTTCTGATTGCTGCCGGTTCAGGTGCGATCACAATGGGAGAACCTAACTCACCGGGGGTAACTGTCGGCACAGCCAAAGATACCCTTACAGCACCTTACAATAACCTTGAGGCTGTAAAAACTTTAGTAGCGGCCAACAAAAACGAAGTAGCGGCGATCATTCTTGAGCCTGTTGCAGGAAACATGGGCTGTGTATTACCGCACGAGGGCTATTTGCAAGGCTTGCGTGAAATTTGCGATCAGGAAGGAATTCTATTGATTGTGGATGAGGTAATGACAGGCTTCCGTTTAGCGGCAGGTGGAGCACAGGAGGTATTTGATGTTCGTGCAGATATCACTACTCTCGGAAAAATTATCGGTGGCGGTATGCCCGTAGGTGCCTATGGAGGAAAGCGCGAAATCATGGATTACGTTTCTCCTCAGGGACCGGTATATCAGGCAGGAACGCTTTCTGGAAACCCAATTTCCATGGCCGCAGGTTTGGCGCAGCTGAACAAGCTGAAAGCTGACAAAGACCTTTATAACCGTCTTGCAGAGAAAACAGAACGCATTGAAGCAGGGATTAAAAAGAACCTTAAAGAACTTGGGCTGAATTACACGACCAATCGCATCGGTTCTATGTTCACGCTATTTTTCACCGATCAGCATGTAACCAATTTCGAGGAAGCCAAAGCATGTGATCTGACCCTCTTCGGTAAATTCTTCAACACCATGCTCGAAGAAGGCGTTTACCTTCCACCGAGTCAGTTTGAATCATGGTTTATCTCTGACGCCCTTGGTGATAAAGAAATCGATCAGATTATCAGTGCCTCTTATAAAGCACTGAAAAATTTATCCTAA
- a CDS encoding SIMPL domain-containing protein: MFFKVIKISLGLAFVSLLFTANSALAQLIDSKESTISVEATGMFSASPDIVNLSINLEGRDEIFARALDLLNTKSENITEALLKAGLKKEQLFTADYQIRQNMQYNKESRKSEIVGYIASHALTLQLPLDNQQIKKVISAISKADANALFHVSFALKDANKAKEKALANAVLQAQQKALIICKAADLKLGSINRVEFNEQFGGTPYQRLNGAKKYDMEMSGNIPEFTPSNITVTQSVKILYNFEQ, encoded by the coding sequence ATGTTCTTTAAAGTGATCAAGATTTCTCTCGGTTTAGCATTCGTTAGTTTGCTCTTCACAGCAAATAGTGCTTTAGCCCAACTGATTGACTCCAAAGAGAGTACCATTTCAGTGGAAGCTACAGGAATGTTTTCTGCGAGTCCTGATATTGTCAATTTATCCATTAACCTTGAAGGGCGTGACGAGATATTTGCCCGGGCACTGGATTTACTCAATACCAAATCCGAAAATATCACAGAAGCATTGCTTAAAGCAGGCTTGAAAAAAGAACAGCTGTTTACCGCCGATTATCAAATCAGGCAAAATATGCAATACAACAAGGAAAGCCGTAAAAGTGAAATTGTTGGATATATTGCCAGCCATGCACTGACGCTGCAACTTCCTTTAGATAATCAGCAGATCAAAAAAGTCATTTCAGCCATCAGTAAGGCAGATGCCAACGCACTCTTTCACGTCTCTTTTGCCCTGAAAGACGCCAATAAAGCCAAGGAAAAAGCGCTTGCCAATGCAGTGCTGCAGGCACAGCAAAAAGCACTGATCATTTGCAAAGCCGCTGACCTCAAACTTGGCAGCATTAACCGTGTGGAATTCAACGAACAGTTTGGCGGAACACCTTACCAGCGATTAAATGGGGCGAAAAAATACGATATGGAAATGAGTGGTAATATCCCTGAATTTACCCCTTCAAACATCACCGTAACGCAGTCTGTGAAAATTCTATATAATTTTGAGCAATAG
- a CDS encoding outer membrane beta-barrel family protein, whose product MSKYLYLLLLCCLPMVSNAANSTGEELLKGFIKGRIIDASTEEGVPYASIIIAQDGKTVGGNITDTDGRFIVKDLQEGNYLLTVQFMGYESKSLPVSVGKKADQNVGLIKIKPSDKVLDGVTVSSERIKVQQQLGKKVVNITPELIAGNTNIAEVLQQIPDVNIDGDGKISLRGESNVRVLIDNKPTQLSAEEALKSLSPELVDRIDVITNPSAKYDPEGLSGIINIITKKNNIKGFNGATRLSLGTNDKYMGGMNFNYRVNKFNFFVEANAAKRRFVNEKGFTRTFDNTENVLSQNQTVGENSGFQQYKIGTDYFIDSVNTLSFYYQYFKWQQEGKNPFEQNLEDAQNKSTILGNSTSKNINEGHQFDLNYRRDFKNGFLESDLWAMDGHGQFSTSNSQHEHGGTGTLNQRNSNFFTFQIFVPSFDYTLNINKKHKVELGYKGEYLDAFSNSENFNGSELHQFGYDYNGAISGLYSTYSTQINKLQLQAGLRAERASQTGIIKKEGQDTPFTYSYNSLFPSLTIVEPLNKKSTIGFSYSRRVRRPNIDQIAPFEVYSDPQNVQRGNPNLKPSFTNSLELSYNLNGEKYSLSVSPYTRLGNDVIRSYSFFDEQLQANVSTFDNLGSVQTYGLSLSGDVTLFKWWTTSGGVDLTHIDFNDTTYNIPNRPNMNTNFKWNNTFTLPAKFKLVTNANYSGYNYGLQNTSDPAYALTMTLSRNILQNKGNLSLRAQNIVYSGYRNHVYGLGFEEENFYIGEQPIYTVNFSYRFGNMKIAGRKRKINTQGGL is encoded by the coding sequence ATGTCGAAATACCTCTACCTACTTTTATTATGCTGCCTACCGATGGTTTCCAATGCGGCAAATAGCACCGGAGAAGAATTACTGAAGGGATTTATTAAAGGGCGCATCATCGATGCCAGCACAGAGGAAGGCGTACCCTACGCATCAATTATTATTGCACAGGACGGTAAAACAGTCGGTGGAAACATCACAGATACCGATGGTCGTTTTATAGTGAAAGACCTTCAGGAGGGCAACTACCTGCTGACGGTTCAATTCATGGGCTATGAATCTAAAAGCCTTCCTGTTTCTGTAGGAAAAAAAGCTGATCAAAATGTCGGACTCATCAAAATTAAGCCGTCGGATAAAGTCCTCGATGGTGTAACAGTAAGCAGCGAGCGCATTAAAGTACAGCAGCAATTGGGTAAAAAGGTCGTTAATATAACGCCTGAACTCATCGCCGGAAATACCAATATTGCTGAAGTGCTACAACAAATTCCGGATGTCAATATTGATGGCGATGGCAAAATCAGCCTTCGTGGAGAAAGTAATGTAAGGGTACTGATCGACAATAAACCTACACAGCTCTCTGCTGAAGAGGCGCTGAAGTCCCTTTCCCCTGAACTGGTAGACCGCATTGACGTGATCACTAATCCGTCAGCAAAATATGACCCTGAAGGGCTTTCAGGCATCATCAATATTATCACCAAAAAGAACAACATTAAAGGCTTTAATGGAGCTACTCGCCTTTCGCTGGGAACCAACGATAAATATATGGGAGGCATGAACTTTAATTACCGGGTCAATAAGTTCAACTTTTTTGTTGAGGCCAATGCCGCAAAAAGGCGTTTCGTCAACGAAAAAGGATTTACAAGAACTTTCGATAATACTGAAAATGTACTTTCCCAAAATCAGACCGTGGGCGAAAACTCAGGCTTTCAGCAATACAAAATCGGTACCGATTATTTTATTGACTCGGTTAACACCCTTTCCTTTTACTACCAGTATTTTAAATGGCAACAAGAGGGTAAAAACCCTTTCGAACAAAACCTGGAAGATGCACAGAATAAATCTACCATTTTGGGTAACAGCACCAGCAAAAATATCAATGAAGGCCATCAGTTTGACCTGAATTACCGACGGGATTTTAAAAATGGCTTTCTGGAGAGTGATCTTTGGGCAATGGATGGACATGGGCAGTTCAGCACCAGTAACAGCCAACATGAGCATGGTGGTACGGGAACACTGAATCAGCGCAACTCCAACTTTTTCACCTTCCAGATATTTGTTCCTTCTTTTGATTATACGCTGAACATCAATAAAAAACACAAAGTGGAACTGGGCTACAAAGGAGAATACCTTGATGCTTTCTCGAACAGTGAAAACTTCAATGGCAGTGAACTTCACCAGTTTGGCTACGATTACAACGGGGCAATTTCTGGGCTGTACAGTACCTATTCCACACAAATAAATAAATTGCAATTGCAGGCAGGTTTAAGAGCCGAACGTGCAAGTCAAACCGGAATCATCAAAAAAGAAGGCCAGGACACCCCTTTTACTTACAGTTATAACAGCCTGTTCCCAAGCCTGACGATCGTAGAACCTCTCAATAAAAAATCGACCATCGGCTTTAGTTACAGCCGCCGTGTTCGCCGTCCGAACATTGATCAGATTGCGCCTTTTGAGGTATATTCAGATCCGCAGAATGTTCAACGAGGCAACCCCAATCTAAAGCCTTCTTTCACCAACTCTCTGGAGTTAAGCTATAACCTGAATGGTGAAAAATACTCCTTGTCGGTCAGTCCATATACCCGACTCGGCAATGATGTGATCCGTTCCTACAGCTTTTTCGACGAGCAACTACAGGCCAATGTCTCTACCTTCGATAACCTGGGCTCGGTACAAACTTATGGACTTTCACTCAGTGGTGATGTTACCTTGTTCAAATGGTGGACAACTTCTGGTGGTGTTGATCTCACTCACATCGATTTCAATGACACAACCTACAACATCCCCAACCGCCCGAACATGAACACCAACTTCAAATGGAATAATACCTTTACACTTCCTGCGAAATTCAAGCTGGTGACCAATGCCAATTACAGTGGTTATAATTACGGGCTGCAGAATACTTCAGACCCTGCTTACGCACTGACCATGACCCTGAGTCGAAATATCCTTCAGAATAAAGGAAACCTTTCTTTGAGAGCACAGAACATCGTTTATTCAGGCTACCGCAACCACGTGTACGGACTCGGATTTGAGGAAGAAAATTTCTATATCGGCGAGCAGCCGATTTATACGGTGAATTTCTCTTACCGATTCGGCAACATGAAAATCGCTGGCCGTAAACGGAAGATCAATACACAGGGAGGACTATAA